One Methanobacterium sp. genomic region harbors:
- a CDS encoding cysteine desulfurase, with product MENTQNIDIRSDIPLLNEVIYLDAASTTPTPEPVVNAMCDYFHNFNANIGRGAYKTAVKATMKFENTRERIAKFINCNRNEVIFTKNTTEAINLVANSLEFKKGDSIIVPNIEHHSNFLPWLNLKKAGVNLKVIKTDKYGVIDIGDIEKAVDDTTKLITTTHISNSIGSCQPIYDIGDIAEENDILYLVDAAQSAGHVKFDVKETKADFVSFPGHKGLFGPVGTGFLYSKSDVMDKLKPVNLGGGTVSKVTEDDFTLESAPGRFEGGTQNIAGVIGLGAAINYVENVGIENIEKHSAKLTKYMFDAINSIDNTICYGNPDNIHGIVAFNVESMNSHDVAKILDELKDICVRSGYHCAIPAIKHIGADKLGGTVRASVHYYNTKEEIDILTETVEEISKFAGV from the coding sequence ATGGAAAATACTCAAAATATTGATATCAGATCGGATATTCCTTTACTTAATGAAGTAATCTATTTGGACGCTGCAAGCACTACTCCAACTCCAGAGCCTGTAGTAAATGCAATGTGCGATTATTTTCATAATTTCAATGCTAATATAGGAAGGGGTGCCTATAAAACAGCAGTTAAAGCAACAATGAAATTTGAAAATACAAGGGAAAGAATTGCAAAATTTATAAACTGTAATAGAAATGAGGTTATATTTACAAAAAACACCACTGAAGCTATAAATCTTGTAGCAAACAGCCTGGAATTTAAGAAGGGTGATTCAATAATTGTTCCCAATATAGAACACCATTCTAATTTTCTGCCATGGCTCAATTTGAAAAAAGCAGGAGTTAATCTTAAAGTCATAAAAACAGATAAATATGGCGTAATAGACATTGGGGATATTGAAAAAGCTGTAGATGATACTACAAAGCTCATCACGACTACTCATATCTCAAATTCAATTGGTTCATGCCAGCCTATCTATGATATTGGGGATATAGCAGAAGAAAACGATATTTTATATCTTGTTGACGCCGCACAATCTGCAGGACATGTAAAATTTGATGTAAAAGAAACAAAGGCAGATTTTGTTTCATTTCCAGGACATAAAGGTCTTTTTGGTCCTGTTGGGACTGGATTTTTATATTCCAAAAGCGATGTTATGGATAAATTAAAACCAGTTAATCTCGGCGGTGGAACAGTATCAAAGGTTACAGAAGATGATTTTACGCTTGAATCTGCTCCAGGTAGATTTGAGGGAGGCACTCAAAATATAGCTGGTGTCATTGGTCTTGGAGCGGCTATAAATTATGTGGAAAATGTTGGAATTGAGAATATTGAAAAACACAGCGCAAAACTTACAAAATATATGTTTGACGCGATTAATAGCATAGATAATACAATATGTTATGGTAATCCAGATAATATTCATGGAATAGTTGCTTTCAATGTGGAAAGTATGAATTCTCATGATGTTGCTAAAATACTGGATGAACTTAAAGATATATGTGTAAGGAGCGGTTATCACTGCGCAATTCCTGCAATAAAACATATAGGTGCGGATAAACTTGGTGGAACTGTTAGAGCATCGGTTCATTATTATAATACTAAAGAAGAGATTGATATATTAACAGAAACTGTTGAAGAAATATCTAAATTCGCAGGAGTTTGA